One Osmerus mordax isolate fOsmMor3 chromosome 16, fOsmMor3.pri, whole genome shotgun sequence genomic window carries:
- the gpr160 gene encoding probable G-protein coupled receptor 160: MEISVPSILLGLGGKSLLNWTLVLLQKKHMFWSFLGVFSCSLALVDSLLTLSLSVLHLQGDLCVLGVRLTRHHVCLLVQIFSYTYDALNWPVLTVSALDHFWILLPGPTSASRGLKLCYITATCLLWTLVLLYVFLVSGFRPVFGNEPHHLLHKCWVLSSTQMPQVAMVLFLTIVCAVLHMLTGLPLSKNRASKETKTDAKSKNATIGQCLWIFLSTWVCFIVLLAVILMLPDGIPAYLELNVAWLCFTRSFIIGVFVWWSAPQLEECSAFSDYFCDWRLSFLTDQENP, translated from the coding sequence ATGGAAATCTCAGTACCATCCATACTGCTGGGCTTGGGAGGGAAGAGTCTCCTTAACTGGACCTTGGTTCTGCTCCAGAAGAAACACATGTTCTGGAGCTTTCTAGGAGTGTTCTCCTGTTCCCTGGCGTTGGTGGACTCTCTCCTgaccctcagtctctctgtcctccacctccaAGGAGACCTTTGTGTCCTGGGTGTGCGGCTTACTAGACATCACGTGTGCCTGTTGGTGCAAATCTTTTCTTACACCTACGATGCCCTGAACTGGCCAGTTCTGACTGTGTCTGCGTTGGACCACTTCTGGATCCTTCTCCCTGGTCCGACATCTGCGTCAAGGGGACTGAAGCTTTGTTACATCACGGCCACCTGCCTTTTGTGGACTCTGGTCCTTCTCTATGTTTTCTTGGTATCGGGGTTCCGTCCTGTGTTTGGGAACGAGCCCCACCATCTGTTGCACAAGTGCTGGGTGCTATCCAGCACTCAGATGCCACAGGTTGCCATGGTGCTCTTCCTGACTATTGTGTGTGCGGTACTGCACATGCTAACAGGGCTTCCCCTGTCAAAGAACAGGGCTTCAAAAGAAACCAAGACCGATGCAAAGTCCAAAAATGCTACAATTGGCCAGTGTTTGTGGATATTTCTGAGTACCTGGGTTTGTTTCATAGTGCTCCTGGCTGTTATCTTGATGCTGCCTGACGGGATACCTGCCTACCTGGAATTGAACGTCGCCTGGCTGTGTTTCACCCGCAGTTTTATtataggtgtgtttgtttggtggtCAGCCCCACAGTTAGAGGAGTGTTCAGCCTTCAGTGACTATTTCTGCGACTGGAGGTTAAGTTTCCTGACCGATCAGGAAAACCCATGA